One genomic region from Pseudomonas hormoni encodes:
- a CDS encoding lysylphosphatidylglycerol synthase domain-containing protein: protein MNRVEAHSAPHADSQHKSRLSRWKKPLTMLFFLALIVLFTMLAQRIEWSEVFDNLADFKVRTLIIASGLTLVSFLVYACFDLIGRTYIRQDLTWKQILPVGIISYAFNLNLSAWVGGIAMRYRLYSRLGVSKSNIAKILGLSLATNWFGYMVIAGAVFSSGLVRMPPGWKLSSGALQGVGILLLLVSAGYLAACRFSTRREWAIRGVEINLPSLRMAVLQLALGALNWSLMAAVIFTLLPSKLDYPLVLGVLLISAIAGVITHIPAGLGVLEAVFVALLQHEVSRGSLVAGLLAYRAIYFILPLLITLVMYLIVEAKAKSLRIAKKPK, encoded by the coding sequence ATGAACCGCGTTGAAGCGCACTCGGCGCCTCACGCCGACAGCCAGCACAAGTCGCGTTTGAGCCGCTGGAAAAAACCGCTGACGATGCTGTTTTTCCTGGCGCTGATCGTGCTGTTCACGATGCTGGCCCAGCGCATCGAATGGAGCGAGGTGTTCGACAACCTTGCCGACTTCAAAGTGCGCACGCTGATCATTGCCTCCGGGCTGACGCTGGTGAGTTTTCTGGTGTACGCCTGCTTCGACCTGATCGGCCGCACCTACATTCGCCAGGACCTGACCTGGAAGCAGATTCTGCCGGTGGGCATCATCAGCTACGCCTTCAATCTCAACCTCAGCGCCTGGGTCGGCGGCATCGCCATGCGTTATCGCCTGTACTCGCGACTCGGCGTGAGCAAAAGCAATATCGCGAAAATCCTCGGCCTGAGCCTGGCGACGAACTGGTTCGGCTACATGGTGATTGCCGGCGCGGTGTTCAGCAGCGGACTGGTGCGCATGCCGCCCGGATGGAAACTCAGCAGTGGTGCGTTGCAAGGTGTGGGGATTTTGTTGTTGCTGGTGAGCGCGGGTTATCTGGCGGCGTGCCGGTTTTCCACGCGACGCGAGTGGGCCATTCGGGGCGTGGAAATCAACCTGCCTTCCTTGCGCATGGCGGTGCTGCAATTGGCACTCGGTGCGCTGAATTGGTCGTTGATGGCAGCGGTGATTTTCACCTTGCTGCCGAGCAAACTGGATTATCCGCTGGTGCTCGGGGTGTTGCTGATCAGCGCCATCGCCGGAGTCATCACGCACATTCCGGCGGGGCTCGGGGTGCTGGAGGCGGTGTTTGTGGCGTTGCTGCAGCATGAGGTGTCGCGGGGGAGCCTGGTGGCGGGATTGCTGGCGTATCGGGCGATTTATTTCATCTTGCCGTTGCTGATTACGTTGGTGATGTACTTGATCGTCGAGGCCAAGGCGAAGTCGCTGCGGATTGCGAAAAAGCCCAAGTAA
- a CDS encoding alpha/beta hydrolase family protein codes for MTARSETIQIDIDDEQMIGTFLSPKSKVPGVLFVHGWGGSQERDLERAKGIAGLGCVCLTFDLRGHTGGTGISLTRVSREDNLRDLLAAYDRLLAHPALDTSAIAVVGTSYGGYLASILTSLRPVRWLALRVPALYRDEQWHTPKRDLDKMDLRDYRSTLVRADSNRALHACSQFTGDVLLVESESDDYVPHATIMSYRAACQQTHSLTHRIIDGADHALSEPVSQQAYTSILVDWITEMVVGERLSIIQSK; via the coding sequence ATGACGGCTAGAAGCGAAACCATTCAGATCGACATCGACGATGAACAGATGATCGGGACTTTTCTCAGCCCCAAGTCGAAAGTCCCCGGCGTGCTCTTCGTGCACGGCTGGGGTGGCAGCCAGGAACGCGACCTTGAGCGGGCCAAAGGCATAGCCGGTCTCGGCTGCGTGTGCCTGACGTTCGACTTGCGCGGGCACACCGGCGGCACCGGCATTTCGCTGACGCGAGTCTCCCGCGAAGACAACCTGCGCGACCTGCTGGCGGCGTACGACCGATTGCTCGCGCACCCGGCGCTCGATACCTCGGCGATTGCCGTGGTCGGCACCAGTTATGGCGGTTACCTGGCGTCGATCCTGACTTCATTGCGTCCGGTCCGCTGGCTGGCGCTGCGGGTGCCGGCGCTGTATCGCGACGAGCAATGGCATACGCCCAAGCGCGATCTGGACAAGATGGATTTGCGTGATTACCGCAGCACGCTGGTTCGCGCCGATAGCAATCGCGCGTTGCATGCCTGTTCGCAATTTACCGGGGATGTGCTGTTGGTGGAGTCTGAATCCGACGACTACGTGCCACACGCAACGATCATGAGCTACCGCGCCGCGTGCCAACAGACGCATTCGCTGACGCACCGCATTATCGACGGTGCCGATCATGCGTTGAGCGAGCCGGTTTCACAGCAGGCGTACACCTCGATTCTGGTGGACTGGATTACCGAGATGGTGGTGGGTGAGCGGTTGAGCATTATTCAATCCAAGTGA
- a CDS encoding DUF3182 family protein — protein MTPTNRKKLVVAHSVRPDAPQHEVETNRALARWLAHILGLKFGGSYDRERHSGRDLYLLPTQTLVGAAAARQLGVSGPEDLWGGYVEHDFICTKAISHGLRNKNAHAPQGWSPLFSERVRSVVLDGLSVFSLDDARPAAEHLLYSGPIRLKPIHACAGRGQEVINSLDQFDAVLARPDAQTLFTEGVVLEQDLTDVVTHSVGQSFIGDKVLSYCGDQYLTKDGQGEQVYGGSNLLVVQGNYDDLLELDLPDEVRLAIRQAQVFDNAADEAYPGFYASRRNYDIAQGLDTNGRQRSGVLEQSWRMGGASSAEVAALQSFVNHPGMRAIRVSSVETYIDQALPSDAIEVYRGPAQNSEFLLKYVTVQSYDG, from the coding sequence ATGACCCCAACAAACCGCAAAAAACTGGTAGTCGCCCATTCAGTGCGCCCCGACGCGCCACAACATGAAGTCGAAACCAATCGCGCGCTGGCCCGTTGGCTGGCGCATATCCTCGGGCTCAAATTCGGTGGCAGTTACGACCGCGAACGGCACAGCGGTCGAGACCTTTATCTGTTGCCCACCCAAACCCTGGTCGGTGCCGCTGCCGCGCGACAGCTCGGAGTCAGCGGACCGGAGGATTTGTGGGGTGGCTACGTCGAGCATGATTTCATCTGCACCAAAGCCATCAGCCACGGCCTGCGCAACAAAAACGCTCATGCCCCGCAAGGTTGGTCGCCGCTGTTTTCCGAACGGGTGCGCAGTGTGGTGCTTGATGGCCTCAGCGTGTTTTCCCTCGACGATGCGCGTCCTGCGGCGGAACACTTGCTCTACAGCGGCCCGATTCGCCTCAAGCCGATTCATGCCTGTGCCGGGCGGGGTCAGGAGGTGATCAACAGCCTTGATCAGTTCGACGCAGTCCTTGCCAGACCCGATGCCCAAACGCTGTTCACCGAAGGCGTGGTGCTGGAACAGGACCTGACCGACGTGGTGACCCACAGCGTCGGCCAAAGCTTCATCGGCGACAAAGTATTGAGCTACTGCGGTGATCAATACTTGACCAAAGATGGTCAGGGCGAGCAGGTTTATGGTGGGTCCAACCTGCTCGTGGTGCAGGGTAACTACGACGACTTGCTCGAGCTGGATCTGCCGGATGAGGTGCGATTGGCGATCCGGCAAGCACAGGTGTTCGACAACGCCGCGGATGAGGCCTATCCCGGTTTCTACGCGTCGCGGCGCAACTACGACATCGCGCAAGGCCTGGACACGAACGGCCGGCAGCGCAGTGGCGTGCTCGAACAGTCCTGGCGCATGGGCGGCGCGAGCAGCGCGGAAGTGGCGGCGTTGCAGAGTTTCGTCAATCACCCGGGCATGCGCGCCATCCGCGTGTCTTCGGTGGAAACCTACATCGATCAGGCGCTGCCGTCGGATGCCATCGAGGTGTACCGCGGGCCGGCGCAAAACAGTGAATTTCTTCTCAAGTACGTAACGGTCCAATCCTATGACGGCTAG
- a CDS encoding GlxA family transcriptional regulator — MDAQRAIAELGVLIYPGAQMAAVHGLTDLFGVANRIAADHQASQLPLLRVSHWQVDGDQAPKRVYDSHPAPDGALVAVLIPPSIGGFSEGQAPQGLLSWIRQQHAQGATLGGVCVGSILLAESGLLDGRSATTHWTSAKAFAERYPAIRLKADTPIVDDGDLITTAGLMAWSELGLRLVDRLLGPSIATGTARFLVVEHSDSASECGSNFSPILSHGDASILKVQHWLQSTGATDVSLTAMAERAGLEERTFLRRFRAATGLKPTEYCQHLRVGKAREMLEFTNGTIDHIAWTVGYQDPSAFRATFKKITGLAPSDYRARFGVTPSTVAR, encoded by the coding sequence ATGGACGCACAAAGGGCAATCGCCGAGCTGGGCGTGCTGATTTATCCGGGCGCACAGATGGCGGCGGTGCACGGGCTGACGGACTTGTTCGGGGTGGCGAACCGGATTGCCGCCGACCATCAGGCGTCGCAGTTACCGCTGTTGCGGGTCAGCCATTGGCAAGTCGATGGCGATCAGGCACCCAAGCGCGTCTACGACAGCCATCCCGCGCCGGACGGTGCATTGGTGGCGGTGTTGATCCCGCCGTCGATTGGCGGTTTTTCCGAAGGCCAGGCGCCGCAAGGCTTGCTGAGCTGGATTCGGCAGCAACATGCACAAGGCGCGACCCTCGGCGGTGTCTGCGTGGGCTCGATTCTATTGGCCGAAAGCGGTCTGCTCGACGGCCGCAGCGCCACCACCCACTGGACCTCGGCCAAGGCATTCGCCGAGCGTTACCCGGCGATCAGACTCAAGGCCGACACACCGATCGTCGACGACGGCGACCTGATTACCACCGCCGGGTTGATGGCCTGGTCCGAGCTGGGTCTGCGTCTGGTCGACCGACTGTTGGGACCGAGTATCGCCACCGGCACGGCGCGTTTTCTGGTGGTAGAACACAGCGACAGCGCGAGCGAATGCGGCAGTAATTTTTCACCTATTCTCAGCCATGGCGACGCCTCGATTCTCAAGGTTCAGCACTGGCTGCAAAGCACCGGGGCGACGGATGTGTCGCTGACGGCGATGGCCGAACGGGCAGGGCTGGAAGAGCGCACGTTCCTGCGCCGATTCCGCGCGGCGACCGGGTTGAAACCCACCGAGTACTGCCAGCACCTGCGGGTCGGCAAGGCCCGGGAAATGCTTGAATTCACCAACGGCACCATCGATCACATTGCCTGGACCGTGGGCTATCAGGACCCGAGCGCCTTTCGCGCGACGTTCAAGAAGATAACCGGGCTGGCGCCGAGTGATTATCGGGCGCGGTTTGGTGTTACGCCCTCAACCGTGGCTCGTTAG
- a CDS encoding cysteine hydrolase family protein, translating into MAKQALIVVDIQNDYFPQGKWPLVGADAAADNAVRLLKAFRDAGDSVVHIRHEFTSDEAPFFTPGSEGAKLHPKVLNRADEPVVLKHFVNSFRETELKSILDEQDIKELVVVGSMSHMCVDGITRAAADMGYAVTVIHDACASRDLEFNGITVPAAHVHAAFMSALGFAYASVVSTDEFVAASR; encoded by the coding sequence ATGGCCAAGCAAGCACTCATCGTAGTCGATATCCAAAACGACTACTTCCCCCAAGGCAAGTGGCCACTGGTCGGCGCGGATGCTGCTGCGGACAATGCCGTACGCCTGCTCAAAGCCTTCCGCGATGCCGGTGATTCGGTGGTGCACATCCGTCACGAATTCACTTCCGACGAAGCACCATTTTTCACTCCGGGCTCCGAAGGCGCGAAGCTGCACCCCAAAGTCCTCAACCGTGCCGACGAGCCGGTGGTGCTCAAGCATTTCGTCAACTCGTTCCGCGAAACCGAACTGAAGTCGATCCTCGACGAACAAGACATCAAGGAACTGGTGGTGGTCGGCAGCATGAGCCACATGTGCGTCGACGGCATTACCCGCGCAGCCGCCGACATGGGTTACGCCGTCACGGTCATTCACGACGCCTGCGCCTCCCGTGACCTGGAGTTCAACGGTATCACCGTTCCGGCCGCCCACGTTCACGCCGCGTTCATGTCGGCCCTGGGTTTTGCCTATGCCAGCGTGGTGTCCACCGACGAGTTCGTGGCGGCCAGCCGCTAA
- a CDS encoding YjfI family protein encodes MKQMRAGLGAAGYVKHETWVLPENRSLLKQMEKQLRQPILAGSFMSENYMSAGNNWNIDRLYSALQALDEVVSNDITLSLVQGSESSIKLEMNDFGGLPIYIAVVGDQIIVDTVLVDVESIKDVPVFNDAVLRSREMFPLSSIGIESMPNGQVVYNMFGALSSDSSLTNVVTEVKTLVDNVQRASEAFERFFN; translated from the coding sequence ATGAAGCAGATGCGCGCGGGCCTGGGTGCCGCCGGTTATGTAAAACACGAGACTTGGGTGCTTCCCGAAAACCGAAGCCTGCTCAAGCAGATGGAGAAACAGCTACGCCAACCGATTCTGGCTGGCTCATTCATGTCGGAGAATTACATGAGCGCAGGTAACAACTGGAACATCGATCGCCTCTACAGCGCCCTTCAAGCCCTGGACGAAGTGGTCTCGAACGACATCACCCTCTCCCTGGTTCAAGGCTCCGAGTCCAGCATCAAGCTGGAAATGAACGACTTCGGTGGCTTGCCGATTTACATCGCGGTGGTGGGCGACCAGATCATCGTCGATACCGTGCTGGTCGACGTCGAGTCGATCAAGGACGTGCCGGTCTTCAATGATGCCGTGTTGCGCAGCCGGGAAATGTTTCCGCTGTCGTCGATCGGTATCGAGTCAATGCCCAATGGACAGGTCGTTTACAACATGTTCGGCGCGTTGAGCTCCGACTCGAGCCTGACCAACGTCGTGACCGAGGTCAAAACCCTCGTCGACAACGTCCAGCGCGCCAGCGAAGCCTTCGAACGTTTCTTCAATTAA
- a CDS encoding PspA/IM30 family protein, whose translation MTQSIWSKLFTALRGGANEVGESIVDQQALRILDQEIRDADSALANAKRELVTIMAKHKLSADRVSEYNAKIKDLESKALAAIQANREDLALEVAEAISTLTNELDVEQKQATEFGGYADNMRKDITKAESRIKSLRQQVDMAKARESVQKAQVSASIASGGANGKLETAVGTLNRLQAKQQQRAAELEAQDQLADASTGTDLERKLREAGITPDTGSANAILERLKQKSAE comes from the coding sequence ATGACTCAGTCCATCTGGAGCAAATTGTTCACCGCGCTGCGTGGCGGTGCCAATGAAGTCGGCGAATCGATCGTCGACCAGCAGGCCCTGCGCATCCTCGACCAGGAAATTCGCGATGCTGACAGCGCGCTGGCCAACGCCAAGCGTGAGCTGGTCACCATCATGGCCAAGCACAAACTGTCGGCCGACCGCGTCAGCGAATACAACGCCAAGATCAAGGACCTGGAATCCAAGGCCCTGGCCGCGATCCAGGCCAACCGTGAAGACCTGGCACTGGAAGTGGCCGAAGCCATTTCAACCCTGACCAACGAACTGGATGTCGAGCAAAAGCAGGCCACCGAATTCGGCGGTTATGCGGACAACATGCGCAAAGACATCACCAAGGCTGAAAGCCGCATCAAAAGCCTGCGTCAGCAAGTGGACATGGCCAAGGCGCGCGAAAGTGTGCAGAAAGCCCAGGTCAGTGCGTCCATCGCCAGTGGCGGTGCCAACGGCAAGCTTGAAACCGCGGTCGGCACGCTGAACCGCTTGCAAGCCAAGCAGCAGCAACGCGCCGCTGAACTGGAAGCGCAGGACCAACTGGCCGATGCGTCGACCGGTACCGACCTTGAGCGCAAACTTCGCGAAGCCGGCATCACGCCAGATACCGGCAGCGCCAATGCGATTCTGGAACGCCTGAAGCAAAAATCGGCCGAGTAA
- a CDS encoding rhomboid family intramembrane serine protease, producing the protein MDALKGFKTIASLAIFMVALQLLNVATGYSLVAFGLVPRTVHGLVGIITSPFLHASFAHLSANLIPFLILGTLVIVDGLNRFLAVSAIIILLGGSLVWLFGFAGVHIGASGWVFGLWAYLLSRAWFHRSWGNLITASVVALLYGGLIFGFLPRHGVSFEGHLFGAFAGFIAAKVLLSAPRSRFNAAR; encoded by the coding sequence ATGGATGCCTTGAAGGGTTTCAAGACAATCGCAAGCCTCGCCATTTTCATGGTTGCGCTGCAACTGCTCAACGTCGCGACGGGCTACAGCCTTGTGGCATTCGGCCTGGTGCCGAGAACAGTCCACGGACTGGTCGGCATCATCACCTCGCCCTTTTTACACGCATCCTTTGCGCACCTCAGCGCCAACCTGATTCCCTTCCTGATTCTGGGTACCCTGGTCATTGTCGACGGGCTCAACCGGTTCCTTGCCGTCAGCGCGATCATCATTCTGCTGGGCGGCTCGCTGGTCTGGCTGTTCGGTTTTGCCGGCGTGCACATTGGCGCCAGCGGCTGGGTATTCGGATTGTGGGCCTACCTTCTGTCTCGTGCCTGGTTCCACAGGAGCTGGGGCAACCTGATCACTGCCAGCGTCGTGGCCTTGCTCTATGGAGGCCTGATCTTTGGCTTCCTTCCCCGTCACGGCGTTTCCTTCGAAGGGCATCTGTTTGGTGCGTTCGCCGGATTTATTGCAGCCAAGGTACTTTTATCTGCACCGCGCAGCAGGTTTAATGCCGCTCGGTAG
- a CDS encoding ion channel encodes MSIFLLLRMYASSLFHRFGWAGLVIALGVHLTTAYLGLVLLGEQHLTAPATFTYFYLTTTLTVGYGDLAPQTSAGRIFVATWVMLGGIALLTAAIGKTTSSVIDVWRKGMKGKGDYTGKVGHTVLIGWEGAASERVVELLLQDETSNDNLIVICDCTLEENPMPGQAAFIKGESLSSVALLLRAGVPGAERVLVRTHSDDLTLATVLAVNQLKPVGHVVAHFNDSEIAALASAYAPSLECTSSMAIEMLVRASQDPGSSVVINELLCVGQGATQYLMKLPETFNATFGDLYTQMKEHHNATLIGYRAKGARQPSINPPSATRVDGGELFYIASTRLKEISNGMV; translated from the coding sequence ATGTCGATTTTCCTTTTGCTGCGCATGTACGCCTCGTCCCTCTTCCACCGGTTCGGTTGGGCGGGACTGGTGATTGCCCTGGGCGTACACCTGACCACAGCGTATCTGGGGCTGGTGTTGCTGGGCGAACAGCACCTCACCGCCCCCGCCACGTTTACCTACTTCTATCTCACCACCACGCTCACTGTCGGCTATGGCGATCTCGCGCCCCAGACATCGGCGGGACGTATTTTCGTGGCCACCTGGGTCATGCTCGGGGGCATTGCGCTGCTGACGGCAGCCATTGGTAAAACCACCAGCAGCGTTATCGATGTATGGAGAAAAGGCATGAAGGGCAAAGGTGATTACACCGGCAAGGTCGGGCATACGGTGCTCATCGGCTGGGAAGGTGCAGCCAGCGAACGGGTCGTTGAATTGTTGCTTCAGGATGAAACCTCCAACGACAACCTGATCGTCATTTGCGATTGCACTCTTGAAGAAAACCCCATGCCGGGCCAGGCCGCCTTCATCAAGGGTGAAAGCCTGTCCTCGGTGGCGCTGTTACTGCGCGCGGGTGTTCCGGGCGCCGAACGCGTCCTGGTGCGAACCCATTCAGACGACCTGACCCTGGCCACGGTGCTGGCGGTCAATCAACTGAAGCCTGTCGGGCATGTGGTCGCGCACTTCAATGACAGTGAAATCGCCGCGCTCGCCAGCGCCTACGCGCCCAGCCTGGAGTGCACGTCAAGCATGGCCATCGAGATGCTGGTGCGCGCGTCTCAGGACCCGGGTTCGTCCGTGGTCATCAACGAATTGCTGTGCGTAGGCCAAGGCGCCACCCAGTACCTGATGAAACTGCCCGAGACGTTCAACGCTACGTTCGGCGATCTGTACACGCAGATGAAAGAACACCACAACGCCACACTCATCGGCTACCGCGCCAAAGGCGCCCGGCAACCGTCGATCAACCCGCCCAGCGCGACACGCGTTGACGGCGGCGAACTCTTCTATATCGCCTCCACCCGCCTGAAGGAAATCTCCAATGGGATGGTTTAA
- a CDS encoding DUF2491 family protein, with protein MGWFKQLMGLEAPNAKTESNWTASETQPATGPLGLALGKGVMFDTTLKLLLDEKTAVVIPGSQQIWSNGTIDLGQSTWLSRYYMNDEDYWLQVHTTGDIAGQIESVILFNYLSYVTISSEAELRRLAGPQSLIGLPTYTHNDVEYTREWGTENGQTELVALSEQLKNPEESYHIEHRSMLYARETGLTDRREFLLFSVEEDAEGTISLSTSLGISLYTTDLNTF; from the coding sequence ATGGGATGGTTTAAACAGCTGATGGGGCTTGAGGCCCCGAACGCGAAGACGGAATCGAATTGGACAGCCAGCGAAACTCAGCCGGCCACCGGCCCGCTGGGTCTGGCGCTGGGCAAAGGCGTGATGTTCGACACCACGCTTAAATTGCTGCTCGACGAAAAAACCGCCGTGGTCATCCCGGGCTCCCAACAGATCTGGAGCAACGGCACCATTGACCTCGGACAGTCGACCTGGCTGTCGCGCTACTACATGAACGACGAAGACTACTGGCTGCAAGTGCACACCACCGGCGACATCGCCGGCCAGATCGAGTCGGTGATCCTGTTCAACTACCTCAGCTACGTCACCATCAGCAGCGAAGCGGAACTGCGTCGGCTGGCCGGCCCGCAAAGCCTGATCGGGCTGCCGACCTACACCCACAACGACGTCGAATACACCCGCGAATGGGGCACCGAAAATGGCCAGACAGAATTGGTGGCACTGAGCGAACAGCTGAAAAATCCGGAGGAGTCCTACCACATCGAACACCGTTCGATGCTGTACGCCCGCGAAACCGGCCTGACCGATCGCCGGGAATTCCTGCTGTTTTCCGTCGAAGAAGACGCCGAAGGCACCATCAGTTTGAGCACGTCGCTGGGCATCTCGCTATACACAACCGACCTGAATACGTTCTAA
- a CDS encoding DUF350 domain-containing protein, giving the protein MLEALSISLNKAAVFGFVSYILGAAVLFALFQFIYTRLTPHKEFELIRSGNVAAAIALGGAIIGFAIPASNVIAYSISILDFVVWAVIAAFVQLLAFLMTSLVLKGTSERIKKGEIAAGIYVAAVAISVGMLNAACMTPSQN; this is encoded by the coding sequence ATGCTAGAAGCACTCTCCATCTCCCTGAACAAAGCCGCGGTGTTCGGCTTCGTTTCGTACATCCTCGGCGCTGCCGTGCTGTTCGCGCTGTTCCAGTTCATCTACACCCGACTTACCCCGCATAAAGAGTTCGAATTGATTCGTTCGGGCAACGTGGCTGCCGCGATTGCCTTGGGCGGCGCCATCATCGGTTTCGCGATTCCGGCCAGCAATGTGATTGCCTATTCGATCAGCATTCTCGACTTCGTCGTCTGGGCCGTGATCGCCGCGTTCGTGCAATTGCTGGCTTTCCTGATGACCAGTCTGGTGCTCAAGGGCACCTCCGAGCGCATCAAGAAAGGCGAAATCGCTGCGGGCATCTACGTGGCAGCAGTGGCTATCAGCGTCGGCATGTTGAACGCCGCCTGCATGACCCCTTCCCAGAACTGA
- a CDS encoding DUF1190 domain-containing protein encodes MKRSKYVQLSLAASVAMAISGCGPTEKTYSVQKKYNFQSVQQCADEKLPVDVCSDAFMTAMAEHRRIAPVYDNQADCDADFVADWCQQDSAGKFIPKLGGFELTADGEVTQSQVDAAKAQLPASEANSGGSGFSGTSLLTGLLIGNMLSNNRNSYYSEPVYRYRDDRGSYSSSTLGQRIAKGSTFTKSNQARYGSSNYADSIRSAGKPVSVASSTSRGGFGSKASARSGWGGGGSSS; translated from the coding sequence ATGAAACGAAGCAAGTACGTTCAGCTCTCGCTGGCTGCGTCGGTCGCCATGGCGATATCAGGTTGCGGGCCGACGGAAAAAACTTACTCGGTACAGAAAAAGTACAACTTCCAGTCCGTGCAGCAATGCGCCGATGAAAAGCTTCCGGTAGATGTCTGCTCGGACGCCTTCATGACCGCCATGGCTGAGCATCGACGCATTGCGCCGGTGTACGACAACCAGGCCGATTGCGATGCCGACTTCGTCGCCGACTGGTGCCAGCAGGATTCCGCCGGCAAGTTCATCCCGAAACTGGGTGGCTTCGAACTGACCGCCGATGGCGAGGTGACGCAATCCCAGGTGGACGCCGCCAAGGCTCAATTGCCCGCCTCGGAAGCGAACAGTGGCGGCTCCGGATTCTCCGGCACCAGCCTGCTGACCGGTCTGCTGATCGGCAACATGCTGAGCAACAACCGCAACAGCTACTATTCCGAGCCGGTGTACCGCTACCGCGATGACCGTGGCAGTTATTCGTCTTCAACGCTCGGCCAACGGATTGCCAAGGGCTCGACGTTTACCAAATCCAATCAGGCCAGATACGGAAGCAGCAACTACGCCGACTCCATTCGCTCCGCCGGCAAACCGGTTTCCGTTGCCTCGTCCACCTCCCGTGGCGGCTTCGGCAGCAAAGCCAGTGCACGCAGCGGCTGGGGCGGCGGCGGGTCGAGCAGTTAA
- a CDS encoding glutathionylspermidine synthase family protein, whose product MKKILCAERHDWKQTAESLGFLFHTIDDEPYWDESAYYQFTLKQIENDLEDPTTEIHEMCMDLVARVVQSEELLARLSIPAPFQDMVRTSWLEGHPHLYGRMDFSYNGSGPAKLLELNYDTPTSLYEAAAFQWGWLEQCIERGLLPKHADQFNSIDTKLHQAFAQLQLTQPFYFASMKDSVEDKGTTDYLRLIAEKVGIESRHIDIEDIGLTSEGHFVDLEDRWIPHLFKLHAWEFIFHEPFGAAIAQSDTQFFEPAWKSIISNKGILPLLWEFNKGHPNLLAAHLDTEPNKAVPKGWVRKPFFSREGANIELQTADGLIVKEDGPYTDAPFILQEFAPLPQFGDSYTLIGSWVIGDQAAGIGVREDNSLITKDSSRFLPHLILD is encoded by the coding sequence ATGAAGAAAATTCTCTGCGCAGAGCGTCATGACTGGAAACAGACCGCCGAGAGCCTCGGCTTTCTGTTCCACACCATCGACGACGAACCTTATTGGGACGAGAGCGCGTACTACCAGTTCACGCTCAAGCAGATCGAGAACGATCTCGAAGACCCGACCACCGAGATTCATGAGATGTGCATGGACCTGGTGGCCCGCGTGGTGCAGAGCGAGGAATTGCTGGCGCGCCTGAGCATTCCGGCACCGTTCCAAGACATGGTTCGTACTTCATGGCTCGAAGGCCATCCGCATCTTTATGGGCGCATGGACTTCTCCTACAACGGCAGCGGACCCGCCAAACTGCTCGAACTCAACTACGACACGCCGACCAGCCTGTATGAGGCTGCGGCGTTTCAATGGGGCTGGCTGGAGCAGTGCATTGAACGCGGTTTGCTGCCCAAGCACGCCGACCAGTTCAACAGCATCGACACCAAGCTGCATCAGGCCTTCGCCCAACTGCAACTGACTCAGCCCTTCTACTTTGCATCGATGAAAGACTCGGTCGAAGACAAAGGCACCACCGACTACCTGCGCCTGATTGCGGAGAAAGTCGGCATAGAATCACGCCACATCGACATCGAAGACATTGGCCTCACCAGCGAAGGACATTTCGTCGACCTCGAAGATCGCTGGATTCCTCACCTGTTCAAGCTGCATGCCTGGGAGTTCATCTTCCACGAGCCCTTTGGCGCAGCGATTGCCCAGAGTGATACGCAGTTTTTCGAGCCAGCCTGGAAATCCATCATTTCCAACAAAGGTATCCTGCCGCTGCTGTGGGAGTTCAACAAAGGTCACCCGAACCTGCTCGCCGCCCACCTGGATACCGAGCCGAACAAAGCGGTGCCCAAGGGCTGGGTGCGCAAGCCATTCTTCTCCCGGGAAGGCGCCAACATCGAGTTGCAAACTGCCGACGGTCTGATTGTCAAAGAGGACGGGCCCTACACGGATGCGCCGTTTATCCTTCAGGAGTTCGCACCACTTCCGCAGTTTGGCGACAGCTACACGCTGATCGGTTCCTGGGTGATCGGCGATCAGGCGGCGGGGATTGGTGTGCGTGAGGACAACAGCTTGATCACCAAGGATTCCAGCCGGTTCTTGCCGCACCTGATACTCGACTGA